From a single Herpetosiphon gulosus genomic region:
- a CDS encoding ATP-binding protein, translating to MTESVAITEQPSQTAAITIPRSPLSRLLLPIALVVLALGAGLAAWSGLNFGSQTMLIGAIAGGVGSLAALVGLIAGLRRRLPLSGWALIIGTLSIALGATMVFPEQRELAIISAALPVLCAALTLRPLHTAIVTVVSLASLWAAAYFAAAEPSTNQLIQWSLLSAFVLVISIFALVCSAALRAFDRQQTVGHESTTQLNKQLGEEQERVERAAQLLVQERDRLAAVLGAASDGVVLADSNGIILQANAAARQLLNEAFGGTLEGQALNQWSQENTGRLRVISNEREGERQRVVFEQQQGTRKPVIGLNQVPIRSSAGSVLGYVGVFHDKTTELEVEEMRSQLLDFLVQDMHDPLNSVLAAQDTLLAGDLGDGNERVLSTARRTTSRLVELTNTLMEMSRLHGDPNSLHRLANPLRPLIEGSIAQSTPQAQQRAINLVLEYGADSGGLAFDADKMRRVMSHLLDNALRRSPAYSMVRVQVSNTGGNAQVRIADQGPSIPVELAGRIFDRFSKQVGEQRIGGVGLAYCKQVIEAHGGRIWVDSTPGKGSTFIFSMPSAA from the coding sequence ATGACTGAAAGCGTCGCAATTACCGAGCAGCCTAGTCAAACGGCTGCGATAACTATCCCACGTTCGCCCTTAAGTCGGTTGTTATTGCCAATTGCCTTGGTGGTGTTGGCGCTTGGTGCAGGGCTGGCAGCGTGGAGTGGCTTGAATTTTGGCTCTCAAACGATGCTGATTGGAGCCATTGCTGGCGGAGTTGGCTCATTGGCTGCTTTGGTTGGCCTGATTGCTGGCTTGCGGCGACGCTTGCCCTTGAGTGGTTGGGCCTTGATTATTGGCACGCTCAGCATCGCTTTGGGTGCAACCATGGTTTTCCCCGAGCAACGCGAATTGGCGATTATCAGCGCCGCCCTGCCCGTTTTGTGTGCTGCACTGACCTTGCGCCCCTTGCATACTGCTATTGTTACGGTTGTTAGTTTAGCCAGTTTATGGGCAGCGGCTTATTTTGCCGCCGCTGAACCAAGTACCAATCAATTAATTCAATGGAGCTTGCTCAGCGCTTTTGTGCTGGTAATTAGCATTTTTGCCTTGGTTTGTAGCGCAGCCTTACGCGCTTTTGATCGCCAACAAACTGTCGGCCACGAATCAACCACCCAACTCAACAAGCAGCTTGGCGAAGAGCAAGAGCGGGTCGAACGCGCTGCCCAATTGTTGGTGCAAGAGCGTGATCGACTGGCGGCGGTGCTAGGCGCAGCTAGCGATGGCGTGGTGTTGGCCGATAGCAATGGCATCATTTTGCAGGCCAATGCTGCTGCTCGTCAGTTGTTGAACGAAGCGTTTGGCGGTACGCTCGAAGGCCAAGCCCTTAATCAATGGAGCCAAGAAAACACTGGACGTTTGCGAGTGATTAGTAACGAACGCGAAGGCGAACGCCAACGGGTGGTCTTTGAGCAACAACAAGGCACCCGCAAGCCCGTGATTGGCCTCAACCAAGTGCCAATTCGTAGTAGCGCAGGCAGTGTCTTGGGCTACGTTGGGGTTTTCCACGATAAAACTACCGAATTAGAAGTTGAAGAAATGCGTTCGCAATTGCTCGATTTCCTCGTGCAAGATATGCATGATCCGCTGAATTCGGTGTTGGCGGCCCAAGATACCTTGTTGGCTGGCGATTTGGGCGATGGCAATGAGCGGGTTTTATCGACTGCCCGTCGTACCACCTCGCGCTTGGTTGAGCTAACCAATACCCTGATGGAAATGAGCCGTTTGCATGGCGACCCCAACAGCCTGCATCGCTTGGCCAATCCATTGCGGCCACTGATCGAAGGTAGCATTGCCCAATCTACACCCCAAGCCCAACAACGGGCAATCAACTTGGTGTTGGAGTATGGTGCTGATAGTGGTGGCCTTGCCTTCGATGCCGATAAGATGCGGCGGGTGATGAGCCACTTGTTGGATAACGCCCTGCGCCGCAGTCCAGCCTATAGCATGGTACGGGTGCAAGTGAGCAACACTGGCGGCAATGCCCAAGTGCGGATCGCCGACCAAGGCCCAAGTATTCCGGTTGAACTCGCAGGCCGTATTTTCGATCGTTTCAGCAAGCAGGTTGGCGAACAACGCATCGGCGGGGTTGGCTTGGCCTATTGCAAACAGGTGATTGAGGCTCATGGTGGCCGCATTTGGGTCGATAGCACCCCAGGCAAAGGCAGTACCTTTATCTTTAGCATGCCCTCAGCAGCATAA